One genomic region from Tachysurus fulvidraco isolate hzauxx_2018 chromosome 14, HZAU_PFXX_2.0, whole genome shotgun sequence encodes:
- the cdc45 gene encoding cell division control protein 45 homolog yields the protein MFVTDIRKEFYDVVVNQRVALFVSSDIDALCACKILQALFHCDQVQYTLVPVTGWQELSTAFLEHKEQYRYFVLINCGANVDLLETLQPEEDSVFFICDTHRPVDVVNVYNDTQIKLLIKQDDDLGVPSYDDIFRDDEDEDSDGGDSGNESDGGSEPSGKRRRFDEGALERRIERQRARREWEARRRDILFDYEQYEYHGTSAAMVIFELAWVMTKDTRDMLWWSIIGLTDQWVHEKITHIKYVTDIASLQRHVSRHNHRNEDEENSVSIDCMRITFEYDLRLAFYQHWSLYESICNSCYTSCSFKLWSINGQKKLQEFLADMGLPLKQVRQKFSSMDMSIKENLREVIEESSNKFGMKDIRVQTFGVHFGFKNRFLASDVVHATAALLENVEKDETATDNFIKALDCLSRSNIERLHLGIDLAKKKLKAIQQTVASCICTNLILSQGPFLYCHLLEGTPDVKLFSKPLALTLLCKYLLKAFVCSTRNKRCKLLPLIMAAPMDVEKGTVIVLGIPPESETSNKKNFFGRAFEKAAESTSSRTLHDHFDTSIIELKMEDKGKFLDALITLLS from the exons atGTTTGTAACAGACATTAGAAAGGAGTTTTATGATGTTGTCGTTAATCAG AGAGTGGCTCTGTTCGTGTCCTCAGACATTGATGCTCTGTGTGCGTGTAAAATCCTACAG GCTTTGTTCCATTGCGACCAGGTGCAGTATACACTGGTTCCTGTGACAGGATGGCAGGAGCTCAGTACAGCTTTTCTggaacataaggaacag TACCGATATTTTGTCCTGATTAATTGTGGGGCAAATGTAGACCTGTTGGAGACTCTACAGCCTGAGGAAGACTCTGTTTTCTTCATCTGTGATACTCACAGACCTGTTGATGTAGTGAACGTTTACAATGACACACAG ATTAAACTGCTAATAAAACAAGACGATGACCTTGGTGTTCCCTCCTATGATGACATATTTcgtgatgatgaggatgaagacAGCGATGGAGGGGATTCTGGGAATGAGAGTGATGGTGGCTCAGAGCCATCTGGGAAACGACGGCGTTTTGATGAG GGGGCATTGGAGAGGAGAATTGAGCGTCAGCGAGCGAGGAGAGAGTGGGAAGCTCGAAG GAGGGATATCCTGTTTGATTATGAGCAGTATGAGTACCATGGCACGTCA GCAGCAATGGTTATTTTTGAGCTGGCTTGGGTTATGACCAAAGATACCAGAGACATGCTGTG GTGGAGCATCATTGGTCTGACTGATCAGTGGGTTCATGAAAAGATCACACA TATCAAGTATGTAACGGACATCGCTAGTCTGCAAAGGCACGTGTCTCGTCATAACCATCGCAATGAGGATGAAGAGAACTCTGTCTCTATCGATTGCATGAGGATCACTTTTGAATACGA TTTGAGATTGGCTTTTTACCAGCACTGGTCACTGTATGAGAGCATCTGCAACTCCTGTTACACCTCATGCAGTTTTAAACTCTGGTCCATCAATGGGCAGAAGAAACTACAGGAGTTCCTGGCAGACATGGG CCTCCCACTGAAACAGGTGCGACAGAAGTTTAGCTCCATGGACATGTCAATCAAAGAGAACCTGCGTGAGGTCATTGAGGAATCCTCCAACAAATTTGG aatgaaagacaTCCGTGTCCAGACTTTTGGCGTGCACTTTGGCTTTAAGAATCGTTTCTTGGCGAGTGACGTGGTGCATGCGACTGCAGCTCTACTGGAGAATGTGGAGAAGGATGAGACTGCTACAGACAACTTCATCAAAGCTCTGGATTGCCTCTCAAG gagtaaCATAGAAAGGCTGCATTTGGGTATTGATCTTGCCAAGAAAAAGCTGAAGGCAATTCAGCAGACAGTTGCCAGCTGCATCTGTACTAATCTTATTCTCTCACAAGGACCCTTTCTTTACTGTCATTTACTGGAG ggAACTCCAGATGTAAAGCTGTTTTCCAAGCCTTTGGCCTTGACTCTGCTCTGTAAATACCTGCTCAAGGCCTTTGTCTGCTCT ACTCGGAATAAGCGCTGCAAGCTGTTGCCACTCATTATGGCTGCTCCTATGGATGTGGAGAAGGGTACTGTCATTGTTTTAGGCATTCCTCCAGAGTCTGAGACCTCTAATAAGAAAAA TTTCTTTGGCAGGGCCTTTGAGAAAGCTGCTGAAAGTACAAGCTCCAGGACGCTGCATGATCACTTTGACACTTCAA TTATTGAGTTGAAGATGGAAGACAAAGGAAAATTTCTTGATGCCCTCATTACCCTTCTGTCCTAA
- the cldn5a gene encoding claudin 5a codes for MVSAGLELLGLTLAVFGTLLEMIACGLPTWKVAAHIEANIVVSQNIWDGLWMSCAVQSTGQMQCKVHDSMLALSRDLQVARALTVVSSVLCVLALLAVIAGAQCTNCIRAELVKVRLVNFGGALYIVSAVLVLVPLCWMANKIIADFYNPNVPTAQKREMGAALYIGWAAAALLLLGGSVLCCSCPPPSAASAGYSVNYAATKRATSNGDYDKRNYV; via the coding sequence ATGGTCTCGGCAGGTCTGGAGCTGCTCGGCCTGACGTTAGCCGTGTTCGGGACGCTGTTAGAGATGATCGCATGCGGTCTGCCAACGTGGAAGGTGGCGGCACACATTGAGGCCAACATCGTGGTGTCGCAGAACATATGGGACGGACTTTGGATGTCTTGTGCTGTGCAGAGTACGGGCCAGATGCAGTGCAAGGTGCACGACTCGATGCTGGCGCTCAGCAGGGACCTGCAGGTGGCGCGCGCGCTCACTGTGGTTTCATCCGTGCTGTGTGTGCTGGCGCTGCTGGCCGTGATCGCCGGGGCGCAGTGTACCAACTGCATCCGTGCCGAGCTCGTGAAGGTGAGATTGGTGAATTTCGGGGGAGCGCTGTACATCGTCAGCGCCGTGCTTGTGCTCGTGCCTCTCTGCTGGATGGCCAACAAAATCATTGCTGATTTTTACAACCCGAACGTGCCCACGGCTCAAAAGCGCGAGATGGGCGCCGCGCTCTACATTGGCTGGGCGGCTGCGGCGCTCCTGCTGCTGGGCGGCTCTGTGCTTTGTTGCTCGTGTCCGCCACCATCAGCGGCCAGTGCGGGTTACTCAGTCAACTACGCTGCAACAAAACGAGCCACGAGCAACGGAGACTACGACAAGCGAAACTACGTTTAA